A region from the Aegilops tauschii subsp. strangulata cultivar AL8/78 chromosome 5, Aet v6.0, whole genome shotgun sequence genome encodes:
- the LOC109780819 gene encoding protein neprosin-like, with the protein MASTRACLVALVVALTFFFLEGLAAAVPVTPESTAQRRREVRSLLRRLNKPPVASIQSISSRWPPQEAFFSPPGGCRREFYSGAQISSSRCPPPTPPPRQTAESPQEPVAAPSRGRARARPWPGRYCSGLLLALGEQPEELPVQELAEADGAASGAAPRPAPGPPVQELRLRPQPRSYGCPCFFLKPPASACPTSGRSAPLHLCPGHARSSFAPALPAPASPAPASPVPALPAPATAAPRQLRPAPAPASPAPVMHGELRPRPPVSLDGDIIDCVHISKQPGFDHPLLKNHTIQMQPSYHPGGMYHESNIAPHHITQTWHQNGKCPKNTIPIRRTKEEDVLRANSIKTYGKKMPQSIANLDSINKPVIPNISTGHQHAIASAQVDNCHGTRASFNLWKPTIARANDFSLTQLWITGGSYSGNDLNTIEAGWQVYPGLYRDRNTRLFIYWTRDAYQTTGCYNLHCSGFIQTDNQITLGGSISPTSTYGGAQYDIDILVWKDKVGGNWWLQVGGYYVGYWPSFIFTYLANSASSVQWGGEVFSPDVGQTSTQMGSGHFPNEGFRQASYIRNIQVVDSSNSLILPSDVGLIAPQNNSYDVQGGVYESNWGTYIYYGGPGN; encoded by the exons ATGGCATCGACGCGTGCGTGCTTGGTCGCCCTCGTCGTGGCTCTCACGTTTTTCTTCTTGGAGGGCCTGGCGGCAGCGGTGCCGGTGACTCCGGAGAGTACAGCGCAGAGGCGGCGGGAGGTGCGAAGCCTCCTCAGGCGGCTCAATAAACCTCCTGTCGCAAGCATTCAG agcatctccagccgttggcctcCCCAGGAGGCATTTTTCTCGCCGCCTGGGGGCTGCCGACGAGAATTTTACTCCGGGGCTCAAATCTCTTCCAGTCGttgccccccccccaccccgccCCCCAGACAGACCGCGGAGTCACCACAGGAGCCCGTGGCCGCGCCCTCCCGtggccgcgcccgcgcccgcccgTGGCCTGGCCGCTACTGCTCGGGCCTGCTGCTCGCACTTGGGGAGCAGCCGGAGGAGCTCCCCGTCCAGGAACTCGCCGAGGCAGACGGAGCAGCCAGCGGCGCCGCCCCGCGTCCGGCTCCTGGCCCGCCCGTCCAGGAACTACGCCTCAGGCCCCAGCCACGATCGTACGGCTGCCCGTGCTTCTTTTTGAAGCCACCCGCGTCGGCATGCCCCACCTCCGGCCGCTCCGCGCCGCTCCACCTCTGCCCCGGCCACGCCCGCTCTTCCTTCGCCCCGGCCTTGCCTGCTCCGGCCTCGCCAGCCCCAGCCTCGCCCGTCCCGGCCTTGCCTGCTCCGGCCACGGCCGCACCTCGCCAGCTCCGGCCAGCGCCCGCCCCGGCCTCGCCAGCCCCGGTCATGCACGGCGAGCTCCGGCCTCGCCCGCCCGTA AGCCTAGACGGAGATATCATAGACTGTGTGCACATCTCCAAACAACCTGGATTCGACCATCCTCTCCTCAAGAACCATACTATACAG ATGCAGCCTTCTTACCATCCAGGAGGCATGTATCATGAATCCAACATCGCACCCCATCACATCACCCAAACATGGCATCAAAATGGTAAGTGCCCTAAGAACACAATACCAATCCGACGGACCAAGGAGGAGGATGTCTTGAGGGCCAATTCCATCAAGACGTATGGCAAAAAGATGCCCCAGAGCATCGCAAACCTCGATTCAATCAATAAACCAGTAATACCCAATATATCGACGGGGCACCAG CATGCCATAGCATCTGCACAGGTTGATAACTGCCATGGAACCAGAGCCAGCTTCAATTTGTGGAAACCAACAATTGCCAGGGCTAATGACTTTAGCTTGACACAACTCTGGATCACTGGGGGTTCCTATAGTGGCAACGACCTCAATACCATTGAAGCTGGATGGCAG GTATACCCAGGTCTATATAGGGATAGAAACACTAGACTCTTCATCTACTGGACC CGCGATGCGTATCAAACAACAGGATGTTACAACCTACATTGCTCAGGGTTCATCCAGACAGACAATCAGATCACCCTTGGTGGCAGCATCTCCCCAACCTCCACCTATGGAGGCGCACAATATGACATCGACATTTTAGTTTGGAAG gacaaggtgggGGGCAATTGGTGGCTGCAAGTGGGGGGCTATTATGTGGGGTATTGGCCATCATTCATCTTCACATACTTGGCGAATAGTGCCTCCTCTGTCCAGTGGGGTGGTGAGGTATTTTCACCTGATGTCGGCCAAACTTCCACACAAATGGGCAGTGGACACTTCCCCAATGAAGGGTTCCGTCAGGCTAGTTACATTAGGAACATCCAAGTGGTAGATTCCTCCAACTCTCTCATACTGCCAAGTGATGTGGGCTTAATAGCTCCTCAGAACAACAGTTATGATGTGCAAGGTGGTGTCTATGAAAGCAACTGGGGCACTTACATCTACTATGGAGGGCCTGGGAATTAA